TCATCAACAATTAATATTCTCTTCTGCATTGTACGTTCCTCCATCAGAAAAAGTTAATTAGTCCTAGATATTATTTTAAACTACTTTGATTCGTTCGATCATATCACCTTATGTCGAATAACATAAAAAATTATAAATATCTTTGTCTTTGCAACTATAAAGCCTTCTCCAATATTTTAGAGAAAAAGTGTGTAGAAACAATGAAATTCTATCCTTTTATCTTTAAATAGATACCTTATGACATGCTCGTAGGTATGAACCACGGTAGATAGCTTTATTTTTATCATTAGCTTAACAACTTCTACTTTTTCCAATTTCCTCTCTCAGCATCTCATCATTAAAGCTATAGCTAGTATCAATTGGTTGCCATCTACTTATTTTTAGATAAACTAGATAATATACTTTAAACTAATGATCAAATTAATCTGTAAAAAAACAAGGAGGAAACATGACTTTTTTAATTATTTTAGTCGCCATTTTTGCATAGTAGCTCTCGTCCTTACATTATCGGTCACAAAAGATACAGACTCCGAGTATAGAAGTAGTCAGAGTATCAATAATCAATTATTCATGTATACGATTCTCATTCCTATAATCGTTGTTCTTTCAGTATTAGGTTGGATTTTTGTATTTTAATCCACTATGATTTGAATAGATAGAAAGAGTGGCCCAAAATCATAGATTTTAGTTTCGTTTCTGGAAGGGGGTTTGACCATGAATACTCATCATAGAAAACATAAATGGCAGGGAAATTCTTTGGTTTCATTAAAAGATTTACATCGTAAAAATATCGCGGCAGGAATTGTTGCAGGGATATTTGTCATTACAGGACCTACCGCACTCATTTTGGAAGCGGCATCCAATTGGAATTTTAGCGTGACAGAGACAGTTTTATGGGTATTTGCAGTGTATACATTTGGAGGTTTATTTGGGATTCTTCTTCCTTTATATTACCGTATCCCTATTACTGGTGGGCATACTCTTACGGGTGTTGCTTTTTTATCGACAGCAGCACCTCTTTTTACGTACCATGAATTAATAGGTGCATACATCATTTCCGGAATCCTTATGTTATTGATCGGAGTCAGCGGCTTTTTCTCAAAACTCATACGTTTAATACCGAGAGAAGTTCTTTCTGCCATGTTAGCAGGGATGATTACTACGTATATGATTGACTTTATCATTTCGATTAACCAATTAGCATTAATAGGGCTAGTCTCCCTGCTTGCTTTTTTTATTTTTAGCAAATGGAAAATAAACATTCCGCCTGTTATTGCTGCAATTACCGTTGGGTTTATTGTATTACTCCTAACATATCCAATCGATGGTGCTGGCTCGTCTTTAGGACTAGTTATCCCACAACCGCAC
The sequence above is drawn from the Desertibacillus haloalkaliphilus genome and encodes:
- a CDS encoding benzoate/H(+) symporter BenE family transporter, yielding MNTHHRKHKWQGNSLVSLKDLHRKNIAAGIVAGIFVITGPTALILEAASNWNFSVTETVLWVFAVYTFGGLFGILLPLYYRIPITGGHTLTGVAFLSTAAPLFTYHELIGAYIISGILMLLIGVSGFFSKLIRLIPREVLSAMLAGMITTYMIDFIISINQLALIGLVSLLAFFIFSKWKINIPPVIAAITVGFIVLLLTYPIDGAGSSLGLVIPQPHLPEFNALSLLSISIPLVLLILSNDTAVALGALNQNKYKVPVNSILTSSGFFSIVTSFFGGQSANIAGMATAICSDHEAGPKEKRYMGAVVAGILLLLFGLFSWKLVPLILSLPTAFISIIVGFSLLGVFGNSLHQSFSTQSLKLSTTFAFIIALSNITIASISAPVWALLIGTLIARYIENEKTYQTEKKDKKTA